Proteins encoded by one window of Candidatus Acidiferrales bacterium:
- a CDS encoding thiamine pyrophosphate-binding protein, with protein MTWTGAQLVVKALEAQGVERVFGLPGVQNLELYDALKDAAFEAVLVTHELCAAFMADAYSRSTGKVGCSVLVPGPGLTNASTGLAESFLDSVPQVVIVPGPRNDIEEGFQLHQVRQLDAIRPLVKAALHAERVEDVFPLVSEAFALARGGEPGPAVVEIPYNLFQEKATIPPPAPAASKLAQIQSGLAPEEKRLKEIARAIEQAKQVGIYAGFGATDARALLVRLAELLQAPVATTIAGRGVIPEDHPLSVGFGFGPAGSPLAEEVFGGCDLVLALACKFGEVATGAYGIKPPRNLIHVDINPDVLGRNLSASLTLQGDARDVLEGLLEELSRSPRPVNRPLQERIARERQRYFRTIEQSPEQSDGVNPARLLWELRKLLARDAILTTDSGAHQFWVVSCFPIFAARSYLTPTDYQSMGYSIPAMVSAKMAFPSRQVIGVVGDGGFLMTGSEIVTALRYKLNPVVLLFNDGELGLIREAQDRIYGRTSCIELLNPDYELLARAYGANYFCIQSDPEISAILRQALASDRLAIVDARVRYREHTRYFRGAAAASMSRMPLGLKLRLAARRIHRMFRM; from the coding sequence ATGACATGGACGGGCGCGCAGTTGGTGGTCAAAGCGCTCGAGGCGCAAGGGGTAGAGCGCGTTTTCGGCTTGCCCGGTGTTCAAAACCTCGAACTCTATGATGCTTTGAAGGACGCGGCCTTCGAGGCGGTCCTGGTCACTCATGAGCTCTGCGCTGCCTTCATGGCTGACGCTTATTCGCGCTCGACGGGCAAGGTCGGCTGCTCGGTGCTTGTGCCGGGACCGGGGCTGACCAACGCGAGCACCGGACTTGCCGAATCGTTTTTGGATTCCGTCCCGCAAGTGGTGATTGTGCCCGGGCCGCGCAACGATATTGAGGAAGGCTTTCAGCTCCACCAGGTGCGCCAGCTTGACGCCATCCGCCCGCTGGTAAAGGCCGCCCTGCACGCTGAGCGCGTTGAGGATGTTTTCCCTCTGGTCAGCGAAGCCTTTGCTCTGGCTCGTGGGGGCGAACCCGGCCCTGCCGTCGTGGAAATTCCCTACAACCTGTTTCAGGAAAAGGCGACGATCCCGCCACCCGCCCCAGCGGCAAGCAAGCTCGCCCAGATACAATCGGGGCTCGCTCCCGAGGAGAAGCGCTTGAAAGAAATCGCGCGTGCCATCGAGCAGGCCAAGCAAGTGGGCATCTACGCCGGCTTCGGCGCGACCGACGCCCGAGCCCTACTGGTCCGCCTGGCGGAGCTGCTGCAAGCTCCGGTGGCCACCACGATTGCCGGCCGCGGCGTTATCCCCGAAGACCATCCCCTCTCGGTGGGATTCGGTTTTGGTCCCGCCGGCTCGCCGCTGGCCGAGGAGGTCTTCGGCGGCTGCGATCTTGTTCTGGCGCTCGCCTGCAAATTTGGCGAGGTGGCAACCGGAGCTTACGGGATCAAGCCGCCCAGGAATTTGATTCACGTGGACATCAATCCGGACGTGCTGGGGCGGAATCTGTCGGCGAGCTTGACCCTCCAGGGCGACGCGCGAGACGTACTCGAAGGGCTCCTCGAGGAACTCAGCCGCAGCCCGCGCCCCGTGAATCGCCCGCTCCAGGAGCGGATTGCCCGCGAGCGCCAGCGGTACTTCCGGACGATCGAGCAATCGCCGGAGCAAAGCGATGGGGTCAACCCGGCCCGGTTGCTCTGGGAGTTGCGAAAGCTCCTGGCGCGCGACGCGATCCTCACCACCGACAGCGGCGCCCACCAGTTCTGGGTGGTTTCCTGCTTTCCTATCTTCGCTGCCCGGAGCTACCTGACGCCCACCGATTATCAGTCCATGGGCTATTCCATCCCGGCCATGGTCTCCGCCAAGATGGCCTTTCCCTCCCGACAAGTTATCGGCGTGGTCGGCGACGGCGGTTTCCTGATGACCGGCTCGGAAATCGTGACCGCGCTGCGTTACAAGTTGAACCCCGTTGTCCTGCTCTTCAATGACGGCGAGCTGGGTTTGATTCGTGAAGCCCAAGACCGCATTTACGGCCGCACCAGTTGCATTGAGCTTCTCAATCCCGACTATGAACTGCTGGCGCGCGCCTACGGAGCAAACTACTTCTGCATTCAAAGCGACCCGGAAATCTCGGCCATTCTTCGCCAGGCTCTCGCATCGGATCGTCTGGCCATCGTGGACGCCCGCGTCCGATACCGGGAGCACACCCGGTATTTCCGCGGTGCCGCCGCCGCCAGCATGTCCCGGATGCCGCTCGGGCTGAAGCTGCGGCTGGCAGCGCGGCGGATTCATCGCATGTTCCGGATGTGA
- a CDS encoding aminotransferase class III-fold pyridoxal phosphate-dependent enzyme — MLVNKTSELTLDALKRFVLVDGFPIIIDFQASRGSLLVDRDSRKEYVDMYAFTSSNALGFNHPKMMERGFLERLGRASTMKPCNRDVYTEEHIAFILTFAEILPPRLRKHIFTIDGGGALGIENALKAAWDRQIRKNIRAGLTTAEDKETQKLGTGVIHFTGAFHGRTGWTTSMTNTAAAIKTMWFPRFDWPRIEFPVVSFPVEEHRARIEQAEAKALEAIRAVLEARPGHVAAMILEPVQCEGGDRHVRPEFLRALRRVADEFDILLIFDEIQTGFAVSGEWWLHQHYDVEPDILCFAKRAQVPGLATNDKVDAFAENVFTIDSRINSTWNAGQDDFLRATRFIEIVREENLLENARRMGAYIRQRASELARDFPEMTQVRGVGLLNAFDLPDPAWRGRLVKACVGNGLLLTGCGARSMRFRPYLDVKKEEIDLAMTRLRSALIEARKTN; from the coding sequence ATGCTGGTGAACAAGACCTCAGAACTCACTCTGGACGCGCTCAAGCGTTTTGTCCTGGTGGATGGGTTTCCCATCATCATTGACTTTCAGGCGAGCCGCGGCTCCCTGCTGGTGGATCGCGATTCCCGGAAAGAGTACGTGGACATGTACGCCTTCACCTCTTCCAACGCCCTCGGGTTCAACCACCCGAAGATGATGGAGCGCGGCTTCCTCGAACGGTTGGGACGGGCCTCGACGATGAAGCCGTGCAACCGGGACGTTTACACCGAGGAACACATTGCCTTCATCCTCACATTTGCAGAAATCTTGCCGCCGCGCCTCAGGAAACACATTTTTACGATTGATGGCGGCGGGGCGCTGGGCATTGAGAATGCCCTCAAAGCCGCCTGGGATCGGCAAATCCGAAAGAACATCCGGGCGGGGCTTACGACGGCTGAAGACAAAGAAACGCAAAAGCTGGGCACCGGCGTGATCCATTTCACCGGCGCCTTTCACGGCCGCACCGGATGGACGACGAGCATGACCAATACCGCGGCGGCGATCAAAACCATGTGGTTTCCGCGATTCGATTGGCCGCGCATCGAGTTTCCGGTGGTCAGTTTTCCCGTCGAGGAGCACCGCGCCCGGATTGAGCAGGCGGAAGCGAAAGCGCTCGAAGCGATTCGGGCGGTGCTCGAGGCTCGGCCGGGCCATGTCGCCGCCATGATCCTCGAACCCGTCCAGTGCGAGGGCGGCGACCGGCACGTGCGACCCGAGTTCCTCCGCGCGCTTCGCCGCGTCGCCGACGAATTTGACATTTTGCTGATCTTCGACGAGATCCAGACCGGTTTCGCGGTGAGCGGGGAATGGTGGCTTCACCAGCACTATGACGTCGAGCCGGACATCCTTTGCTTTGCCAAGCGCGCCCAGGTGCCGGGGCTGGCGACCAATGACAAGGTGGACGCCTTTGCCGAAAACGTCTTTACCATCGATTCCCGGATCAATAGCACCTGGAACGCCGGTCAGGACGATTTCCTGCGCGCCACCCGTTTCATTGAAATTGTGCGCGAGGAGAACCTGCTGGAGAATGCGCGCCGGATGGGCGCCTATATTCGCCAGCGCGCGTCTGAACTGGCCCGCGACTTTCCGGAAATGACGCAAGTTCGCGGCGTCGGGCTGCTCAATGCGTTTGATCTGCCGGACCCGGCCTGGCGGGGACGCCTGGTGAAGGCTTGCGTCGGAAACGGCTTGCTCCTGACCGGATGCGGAGCGCGCTCCATGCGCTTCCGCCCTTACCTGGATGTCAAAAAGGAAGAGATCGACCTGGCGATGACCCGGCTGCGAAGCGCGCTCATCGAGGCGCGAAAAACAAACTAG
- the larA gene encoding nickel-dependent lactate racemase — MTKHKLPWGEAELEITLPSEWRLLGELTPASVPGVPSVEAEAGRALREPWGAAPLASRNLAGKRIVLVVDDISRPTPIHRFLSVVLQDLARAGARPSDLLLVIALGMHRRMTEPELRQKVGAENLAGLRWENHDARRREALEYLGRTAQGTAVFLNRRLVEADLVVSMGVVEPHALAGFGGGLKNIVPGCAGAETIAGAHLCGAAAGHLPMIGSTPEHNPLRRDLEEAARLLGKEIFLVNTVLNPALEIVRIEAGDPILAHRRAVELARRISSVLVPEQADILITNSAPMDMDLRQSLKCVGNTLGAAKPGGTILAFLRCAEGVGAFSLPKRKGLPLPLLKRLVRALGTRRTVRFLERFRKDLGVEEKFLAVYSLQAIQRNDIWAYAPSLTPGEAARAGMFRRFSDPAGMIEQLRRRAPRRPSVILFPRGGVTYPQMPEAEETANPYSWKNGSKLG; from the coding sequence ATGACCAAACACAAGCTGCCCTGGGGCGAAGCGGAACTCGAAATCACCCTGCCTTCCGAGTGGCGCCTCCTCGGAGAACTGACGCCGGCAAGCGTGCCCGGCGTGCCATCGGTGGAGGCGGAAGCTGGCCGCGCCCTGCGCGAGCCCTGGGGTGCCGCGCCGCTTGCTTCGCGGAACCTCGCCGGCAAACGCATCGTCCTGGTCGTGGATGACATCTCTCGCCCAACGCCGATTCACCGCTTTCTCTCGGTTGTCTTGCAGGACCTGGCCCGGGCGGGCGCCCGGCCGAGCGACCTCCTGCTGGTCATCGCGCTGGGCATGCACCGGCGCATGACCGAGCCGGAGCTGCGGCAGAAAGTGGGGGCAGAAAATCTGGCCGGGTTGCGCTGGGAAAATCATGACGCGCGACGCCGGGAAGCGCTCGAGTATCTCGGCCGCACGGCTCAGGGCACGGCGGTCTTCCTCAATCGCCGGCTGGTGGAAGCCGATCTGGTTGTCTCGATGGGAGTCGTGGAGCCTCACGCGCTGGCCGGGTTTGGCGGCGGGCTCAAGAATATCGTGCCGGGCTGCGCTGGCGCGGAAACGATTGCCGGCGCTCACCTGTGCGGCGCCGCTGCCGGCCATCTTCCCATGATCGGCTCGACGCCGGAACACAATCCGTTGCGGCGCGACCTGGAAGAAGCCGCGCGCCTTCTCGGCAAAGAGATTTTCCTGGTCAATACCGTTTTGAATCCGGCGCTTGAGATTGTCCGCATCGAGGCCGGTGACCCTATCCTCGCTCACCGCCGGGCCGTGGAACTGGCTCGTCGCATTTCGAGCGTTCTCGTGCCGGAGCAAGCCGACATTCTCATCACCAACTCCGCCCCCATGGACATGGACCTTCGCCAGAGCTTGAAATGTGTGGGCAACACGCTGGGCGCAGCCAAGCCAGGCGGCACCATTCTGGCCTTCTTGCGCTGTGCCGAGGGCGTGGGCGCCTTTAGCCTGCCCAAAAGAAAGGGCCTGCCTCTGCCTTTGCTGAAACGGCTGGTGCGCGCGCTGGGAACTCGCCGCACGGTCAGGTTTCTCGAGCGCTTTCGCAAGGATCTCGGTGTGGAAGAAAAATTCCTTGCCGTGTATTCGCTCCAAGCGATCCAGCGGAACGACATTTGGGCCTATGCCCCTTCGTTGACTCCGGGAGAGGCGGCTCGCGCCGGGATGTTTCGGCGCTTTTCTGACCCGGCTGGGATGATCGAGCAACTGCGGAGACGCGCGCCGCGCCGGCCAAGCGTGATTCTCTTCCCTCGCGGCGGAGTGACCTACCCGCAGATGCCCGAAGCAGAGGAAACGGCGAATCCTTATTCCTGGAAGAATGGGAGCAAGCTCGGATGA
- a CDS encoding phosphoribosylanthranilate isomerase translates to MRRFEVSAASPLRNLWVLCVSVVHLLVSFSPQRHRVPKLREQSTAGRTGAASTGHMMRVKICGTRNVEEARMIAASGADALGFLVGLLEPHPDQIAAEEAAEIIVRLPSFVSSVLVTQQRDPHIVADLCRRARASAVQLHGGFASEQIPTLRRELPALTVIQVVPVAGPDARAAAEDAAILADAILLDSAPAGRAALGGGTGKTHDWNLSREIARACSKPVILAGGLTPENVELAIQTVGPSAVDVHSGVEDSQGNKAKEKLLRFVTRARQAFDLTARAML, encoded by the coding sequence ATGCGGAGATTTGAGGTTTCGGCTGCTTCGCCTCTGCGAAATCTCTGGGTACTCTGTGTCTCTGTGGTTCATCTTCTGGTATCTTTCTCACCACAGAGACACCGAGTCCCGAAGCTTCGGGAACAGAGCACCGCCGGGCGAACAGGCGCGGCAAGCACAGGCCATATGATGCGAGTCAAGATTTGCGGAACACGGAACGTCGAAGAGGCTCGGATGATTGCCGCGAGCGGCGCCGACGCTCTCGGCTTCCTCGTCGGGCTCCTTGAGCCGCACCCGGACCAGATCGCGGCGGAGGAAGCGGCGGAGATCATCGTCCGGCTCCCGTCGTTTGTCTCCTCCGTGCTTGTCACGCAGCAGAGGGATCCCCACATCGTGGCCGACCTCTGCCGGCGGGCTCGAGCGAGCGCGGTGCAGTTGCACGGCGGCTTTGCCTCCGAGCAAATTCCAACGCTCCGCCGGGAACTTCCCGCTCTCACCGTGATTCAGGTCGTGCCCGTCGCCGGGCCTGATGCCCGGGCGGCCGCCGAGGATGCTGCAATTCTTGCTGATGCCATTCTTCTGGATTCAGCCCCGGCGGGTCGGGCGGCGCTCGGCGGCGGCACCGGGAAGACTCACGATTGGAATCTCAGCCGGGAAATTGCGCGGGCGTGCTCAAAGCCGGTGATCCTGGCCGGCGGGCTCACCCCGGAGAACGTCGAGCTTGCGATTCAAACCGTCGGGCCCAGCGCCGTGGACGTCCATTCCGGGGTCGAGGATAGCCAGGGAAACAAGGCGAAGGAAAAACTTCTGCGTTTCGTCACCCGCGCTCGCCAAGCATTCGATCTGACCGCGCGAGCTATGCTTTAG